One part of the Myxococcales bacterium genome encodes these proteins:
- a CDS encoding class I SAM-dependent rRNA methyltransferase, translating into MIRPGQDAAPPRARARGVQARDGQYRLPDDVARRVILGHPWVFREALGRPVTEPTGTLVEMIGGNREFLGRGFVDQDHPVAIRMLTRDAREAVHPGAGAIVRRFEKAFQTRWILFGQERPNALRLFTGDSEGFPGVTVDRYGDFVLLQWLSAGSLPWRDELLDAIERVVRPRGIYEQKRLRPLGGQAAPEPAVRARGDEAPLEIVVEEAGAKFSVDVTAPLGVGMFPDLRLGRDAVTRKAAGRRVINLFSYTGAFSVRAALAGATEVVAVDTAARAHARARRNYELSGLDPASMEQITGDAQKALEKFADRGRRFDLVICDPPTFSHGSAPSESFSVTRDMVSVIAASLRVLEPGGFMALSTNSVKMSPADLDRALADAAGVAHADVRIVERVGLPPDYLVAPGFPEGNYLKFLMALRV; encoded by the coding sequence GTGATTCGGCCCGGTCAGGACGCCGCCCCGCCACGGGCGCGGGCCCGCGGGGTGCAGGCGCGGGACGGTCAATACCGTCTGCCGGACGACGTCGCCCGCCGGGTCATTTTGGGGCACCCCTGGGTGTTTCGGGAGGCTCTCGGCCGCCCCGTTACGGAGCCCACGGGCACCTTGGTGGAGATGATCGGGGGCAACCGCGAGTTCCTCGGTCGGGGGTTCGTGGACCAGGATCACCCGGTGGCGATCCGCATGCTCACGCGCGATGCCCGCGAAGCGGTGCATCCCGGCGCAGGCGCCATCGTGCGCCGCTTCGAGAAAGCCTTCCAGACCCGCTGGATTCTGTTTGGGCAGGAGCGGCCCAACGCGCTGCGATTGTTCACAGGAGACAGCGAGGGCTTTCCCGGGGTCACGGTGGATCGCTACGGCGATTTCGTGCTGCTCCAGTGGCTCTCCGCCGGCTCCTTGCCCTGGCGCGATGAGCTCCTCGATGCCATCGAGCGCGTGGTGCGTCCTCGGGGCATCTACGAGCAGAAGCGCTTGCGGCCGCTTGGCGGACAGGCGGCCCCCGAGCCCGCCGTTCGGGCGCGAGGTGACGAGGCGCCGCTCGAGATCGTGGTGGAAGAGGCGGGCGCCAAGTTCTCGGTGGACGTGACGGCGCCGTTGGGGGTGGGCATGTTTCCCGACCTGCGCCTCGGCCGCGATGCCGTCACCCGGAAGGCTGCGGGCCGACGAGTCATCAACCTGTTCTCGTACACCGGCGCGTTCTCGGTGCGTGCGGCCCTGGCCGGAGCCACCGAGGTGGTGGCTGTGGACACGGCAGCCCGCGCCCACGCCCGGGCCCGGCGCAACTACGAGCTGAGCGGGCTCGATCCGGCCAGCATGGAGCAGATCACCGGCGACGCGCAAAAGGCGCTCGAAAAGTTCGCTGATCGCGGCCGTCGCTTCGATCTGGTCATCTGCGACCCTCCCACGTTTTCTCACGGCAGTGCGCCCTCCGAGAGCTTCTCCGTAACCCGGGACATGGTCTCCGTGATCGCGGCGAGCCTGCGGGTGCTCGAACCGGGGGGCTTCATGGCCCTTTCCACCAACTCGGTGAAGATGAGCCCGGCGGATCTTGATAGGGCTCTGGCGGACGCGGCGGGAGTGGCTCACGCCGACGTGCGCATCGTTGAACGGGTGGGCTTGCCACCGGACTACCTCGTGGCGCCCGGATTTCCCGAGGGCAACTACCTCAAATTCCTCATGGCCCTTCGGGTGTGA
- the rpoZ gene encoding DNA-directed RNA polymerase subunit omega: MARVTVEDCLEKVPNRFALVILAAERARQLASGASSLVDCENKPAVSALREVAKGWVAFNESVDSTVFQFLEEVKRRGMKAPR, encoded by the coding sequence ATGGCCCGCGTCACCGTCGAAGATTGTCTGGAGAAAGTTCCCAACCGATTTGCGCTCGTCATCCTGGCGGCTGAACGCGCCCGGCAGCTCGCGAGCGGCGCCAGCTCGCTCGTGGATTGCGAGAACAAGCCTGCCGTGAGCGCTCTGCGCGAAGTGGCCAAGGGCTGGGTGGCCTTCAACGAGTCCGTCGACAGTACGGTCTTCCAGTTCCTGGAAGAGGTCAAGCGGCGCGGTATGAAGGCGCCCCGCTAA
- a CDS encoding UPF0158 family protein, with the protein MAITVNWSDLEIAFERNSPDQESFLDLEAGDLLSITEGEPDAPARRAKVAANPDRYLRVDPASSREQYRWMERFVGSVADDALRDRLLVAIDGKGAFRRFKDVLLAFPAERERWFSYRSDLLHFHMQTWVEHMKIETANSPPWGRVETPAEPTTLPKMAVAGEAPGEILRRQARDLLDEIPAAELPSALAFLEFLRDRGATVLLHQARSDDANDELDAKPGAVAMR; encoded by the coding sequence ATGGCCATAACCGTCAATTGGAGCGATCTGGAGATTGCGTTCGAACGCAACTCGCCGGATCAAGAGAGCTTTTTGGACCTCGAGGCGGGCGACCTGCTCTCCATCACGGAGGGCGAGCCGGACGCACCGGCGCGTCGCGCGAAGGTTGCCGCGAACCCGGACCGCTACCTCCGGGTCGACCCGGCTTCGTCGCGGGAGCAGTACCGCTGGATGGAGCGTTTCGTCGGGTCGGTCGCGGACGACGCTTTGCGGGATCGCCTGCTCGTCGCCATCGACGGCAAGGGGGCGTTTCGCCGGTTCAAGGACGTCCTCCTCGCCTTCCCTGCCGAGCGGGAGCGATGGTTTTCCTACCGGTCGGACCTGCTGCACTTTCACATGCAGACCTGGGTCGAGCACATGAAGATCGAGACGGCGAACAGCCCCCCCTGGGGCCGCGTGGAGACGCCGGCCGAACCGACGACGCTGCCGAAGATGGCGGTGGCCGGCGAGGCCCCCGGTGAGATCCTGCGGCGCCAGGCGCGCGACCTGCTCGACGAGATCCCCGCGGCGGAGCTGCCCTCAGCGCTGGCCTTTCTCGAGTTCTTACGGGACCGGGGCGCCACGGTGCTTCTGCACCAGGCCCGCAGCGACGACGCCAACGACGAGCTCGACGCCAAGCCAGGCGCCGTGGCTATGCGCTGA
- a CDS encoding DUF429 domain-containing protein translates to MRGKPFQRFIGVDLGGGKGKKTAVAVLSRNGHGGATVERVAPRLGEKPLYDDRLVQLIQSFDDAPSVVAIDAPLSQPACLRCQVPVCPGQEACEDPAVRVMRRLATDPVSPHRDYRRGKPVLTPYTQRATEVYLHRRRSLLPHETPVQSTGPLAARAMHLARALAGTHQRGESLIEVLPKATVSLLRLPKPYKRHIRERETRVAILAALEGELAFAPGVWREECVQSDHVFDAVICALTAFLWARDGWRKPDDLADLPSEDGWIWVPPEPEATPQQDGQQEDAPGPRTRHVSGA, encoded by the coding sequence GTGAGAGGAAAACCTTTCCAACGGTTCATCGGCGTCGACCTCGGCGGCGGCAAGGGCAAGAAGACGGCGGTGGCCGTGCTGAGCCGCAACGGCCACGGCGGCGCCACGGTGGAGCGTGTGGCGCCGCGCCTCGGCGAAAAGCCCCTGTACGACGATCGCCTCGTGCAACTCATCCAGTCGTTCGACGACGCCCCGAGCGTGGTCGCGATCGACGCACCGCTGAGCCAGCCCGCCTGCCTGCGTTGTCAGGTGCCCGTGTGTCCGGGACAGGAGGCGTGCGAAGACCCCGCCGTTCGGGTGATGCGTCGCCTCGCCACGGACCCCGTCAGCCCGCACCGCGACTACCGCCGGGGTAAGCCCGTGCTCACGCCCTACACGCAAAGAGCCACCGAGGTCTACCTGCACCGGAGGCGCAGTCTGCTGCCCCACGAAACGCCGGTCCAAAGCACGGGGCCCCTGGCCGCGCGCGCGATGCACCTGGCCAGGGCGCTTGCAGGCACGCACCAGCGTGGCGAGAGCCTGATTGAGGTGCTGCCGAAGGCCACGGTGTCGCTGCTCCGTCTCCCGAAACCGTACAAGCGGCACATCCGCGAGCGGGAAACCCGCGTGGCAATCTTGGCGGCGCTCGAGGGCGAGCTCGCCTTTGCACCTGGGGTGTGGCGTGAAGAGTGCGTGCAGAGCGACCACGTCTTCGACGCCGTGATCTGCGCGCTGACCGCCTTCTTGTGGGCCCGTGATGGGTGGCGCAAACCGGACGATCTCGCCGATCTGCCCAGCGAAGACGGATGGATCTGGGTTCCGCCCGAACCCGAAGCGACGCCTCAGCAAGACGGCCAACAAGAAGACGCCCCCGGCCCTCGCACCCGCCATGTGAGCGGCGCGTGA
- a CDS encoding aspartate 1-decarboxylase, with protein sequence MKRSLFKSKLHRVRVTDANLAYEGSVTIDEDLMDAADILAFEHVHIWNATNGSRLETYAIPGPRGSGVVCINGAAARHAQPGDVAIIATFAEVDESAARTWKPTVVLVDEKNRIVVANHQERPGPALPLATS encoded by the coding sequence ATGAAACGCTCGCTCTTCAAATCCAAGCTGCACCGGGTGCGCGTCACCGACGCGAATTTGGCCTACGAGGGCTCTGTCACCATCGACGAAGACTTGATGGACGCTGCCGACATTCTCGCGTTCGAGCATGTGCACATCTGGAACGCCACCAACGGCAGCCGCCTCGAGACCTACGCTATCCCCGGTCCTCGGGGCTCGGGTGTGGTGTGCATCAACGGTGCTGCCGCTCGGCACGCTCAGCCCGGGGATGTGGCAATCATCGCCACGTTTGCGGAGGTCGACGAGTCGGCCGCGCGGACGTGGAAGCCCACCGTGGTGCTGGTGGACGAAAAAAACCGGATCGTGGTGGCCAATCACCAGGAACGACCCGGCCCGGCCTTACCGCTGGCCACCTCCTGA
- a CDS encoding fatty acid desaturase, with translation MPAVALAQYLRPEWIAYLFPVGCYLALSAGVIAHNHNHCTTFKSRRLNRWFSLWLSLFYGYPTFAWIPTHNMNHHKYVNRPGDATITWRYRNTHDLFTAVTYFFVSSYWQSEPIKTFIRKAREGNRRLYREILFQYAVWGTAALATASFGVALHGWKRGLWVWACATLFPALFALWTIMLFNYEQHVHADPWSPHNHSRSWSGHLVNFFLFNNGLHAAHHENAGTHWSELREVHDRIKSRIDPRLVEKGLFWYFTKCYLLAPLFPRFGTQQIGTLLPENPASVSLSTADVPLAEAGQTAAIG, from the coding sequence ATGCCGGCCGTGGCCCTCGCCCAGTATCTGCGGCCAGAGTGGATCGCCTATCTTTTCCCTGTGGGCTGCTACTTGGCGTTGAGCGCGGGCGTCATCGCGCACAACCACAACCACTGCACCACCTTCAAGAGCCGTCGGCTCAATCGATGGTTCAGCCTGTGGCTGTCGTTGTTCTACGGGTACCCCACGTTCGCGTGGATTCCCACCCACAACATGAACCATCACAAGTATGTGAACCGACCGGGAGACGCCACCATCACCTGGCGCTACCGCAACACCCACGATCTGTTCACGGCGGTCACCTACTTCTTCGTGTCCAGCTACTGGCAGAGCGAGCCCATCAAGACTTTCATCCGGAAGGCGCGCGAGGGGAACCGCCGGCTGTATCGCGAGATCCTCTTTCAGTACGCCGTATGGGGAACGGCCGCCCTCGCCACGGCCAGCTTCGGCGTGGCCCTGCACGGGTGGAAGCGAGGCCTGTGGGTGTGGGCGTGCGCCACGCTCTTTCCAGCGCTGTTCGCGCTTTGGACCATCATGCTCTTCAACTACGAGCAACACGTGCACGCGGATCCCTGGTCGCCGCATAACCATTCGCGCAGCTGGTCCGGGCATCTCGTGAATTTTTTCCTGTTCAACAATGGCTTGCACGCCGCGCACCACGAGAACGCCGGCACACACTGGAGTGAACTGCGGGAGGTGCACGACCGCATCAAGTCCCGCATCGACCCGCGGCTCGTCGAAAAGGGCCTGTTTTGGTACTTCACGAAGTGCTACCTGCTGGCGCCCCTCTTTCCCCGCTTCGGCACCCAGCAGATCGGCACGTTGCTGCCCGAGAATCCAGCCAGCGTGTCTCTATCCACGGCCGACGTGCCGCTGGCGGAAGCCGGGCAAACCGCCGCCATCGGATGA
- a CDS encoding sugar phosphate isomerase/epimerase — MSKPFVSAFAHRASLLAAFVTLAGSSASAAPPRDTIVVGRCTPVNHLAATKQAGFAFFEIGVQRYARLSDTEFAALRKEVKQLGVKVPVSNSFVPSDIKLVGPEANLDIQNAYITVALSRAKQLGVKTVVFGSGGARKLPDGFPRDQALYQLIDFGRRAAAEAKKHGITIAVEPLNRGETNIFNTAAEALDYVAAVDRPNFALMVDYYHMLKENEGFDVILRAGKRLKHVHIAAPDRSFPRTPDEANYAMLFETLRKIGYRGGVSVEANDEPQFDEVAPKTIAMLQDLLAASRVPKPTP; from the coding sequence ATGAGCAAGCCATTCGTTTCAGCTTTTGCCCATCGCGCCTCCTTGCTGGCCGCTTTCGTCACGTTGGCAGGCAGCTCCGCGAGCGCGGCGCCTCCACGAGACACGATCGTGGTGGGACGGTGCACGCCGGTGAACCACCTCGCGGCCACGAAGCAGGCCGGGTTCGCCTTTTTCGAGATCGGCGTGCAACGCTACGCCCGCCTGAGCGACACCGAATTCGCGGCCTTGCGCAAAGAGGTCAAGCAGCTGGGCGTGAAGGTACCCGTCTCGAACAGCTTCGTTCCGAGCGACATAAAGCTGGTAGGGCCCGAAGCGAACCTGGACATCCAAAATGCGTACATCACCGTGGCGTTGTCCCGGGCGAAGCAGCTGGGGGTCAAGACGGTCGTGTTCGGCAGCGGAGGCGCTCGCAAGCTGCCCGACGGATTTCCTCGTGACCAAGCACTCTACCAGCTGATCGACTTCGGCAGGCGCGCAGCAGCCGAAGCCAAGAAGCACGGCATTACGATCGCGGTCGAGCCCTTGAACCGGGGGGAAACGAACATTTTCAATACCGCCGCCGAAGCGCTCGACTACGTCGCAGCGGTGGACCGCCCAAACTTTGCACTGATGGTCGACTACTACCACATGCTCAAGGAAAACGAGGGATTCGACGTCATCTTGCGGGCCGGCAAGCGCCTCAAGCACGTGCACATCGCGGCCCCGGATCGCTCCTTCCCTCGCACGCCGGACGAGGCGAATTACGCCATGCTCTTCGAGACCTTGCGGAAGATCGGCTACCGAGGCGGGGTCAGCGTGGAAGCGAACGACGAGCCCCAGTTCGACGAGGTGGCTCCCAAGACGATCGCCATGCTCCAGGATCTGCTAGCCGCAAGCCGTGTTCCCAAGCCCACGCCGTGA